One Halichondria panicea chromosome 6, odHalPani1.1, whole genome shotgun sequence genomic window carries:
- the LOC135337408 gene encoding outer dynein arm-docking complex subunit 2-like: MAVIDKQDGVRLLWSLLKSPNDDVQACAAWAICPCIENAKDAGELVRSFVGGLELIVGLLKSPDHEVLASVCAAIAKIAKDEENLGVITDHGVVPLLAKLTHTTDDHLRRHLADAMARCCTWRNNRIAFGEAQAVAPLVSYLKSPDLDVHRSTACALHQLSKDPDNCITMHEAAVVKCLLPMVGSTDFVLQEAAAGCISNIRHLALANEKEKFM, from the exons ATGGC TGTGATTGACAAGCAAGATGGAGTGCGATTGCTGTGGTCTCTACTTAAATCACCCAATGATGAT GTCCAAGCGTGTGCTGCATGGGCTATCTGTCCGTGTATTGAGAATGCCAAGGATGCTGGTGAATTGGTACGATCATTTGTGGGAGGGTTGGAGCTCATAGTGGGGTTGTTGAAGTCCCCTGACCACGAGGTCCTggctagtgtgtgtgcagccaTTGCTAAGATTGCCAAGGATGAGGAGAACCTAGGAGTCATCACTGACCACGGTGTGGTACCACTACTGGCTAAACTGACCCATACA ACGGATGACCACCTCCGACGTCACCTCGCTGATGCCATGGCCAG GTGCTGTACATGGCGTAACAATCGTATTGCATTTGGGGAGGCCCAGGCAGTAGCTCCACTTGTCTCCTACCTCAAGTCACCTGACCTGGATGTCCATCGCTCCACTGCCTGTGCCCTACACCAGCTCTCAAAGGATCCTGATAACTGTATCACCATGCACGAAGCTGCTGTAgtcaag tgtctcCTCCCTATGGTGGGTTCCACTGACTTTGTCCTGCAAGAAGCTGCCGCTGGTTGTATCAGTAACATACGTCATCTGGCCCTCGCCAATGAGAAAGAGAAGTTCATGTGA
- the LOC135337411 gene encoding outer dynein arm-docking complex subunit 2-like, translated as MTFPMVYLPLLSLLQSSYQGLIQSEGMLGHLVRGLKTDNQELQKHCASAIFKCAEEEVTRSLVHSHDGLSPLAALLKVTDNKDLLIAVTGAVWKCSKSKENVIKCW; from the exons AtgacctttccaatggtgtatTTACCCCTCCTCTCTCTGTTGCAGTCCTCCTATCAGGGTTTGATCCAGAGTGAAGGGATGCTGGGACATTTGGTGAGAGGTCTCAAGACTGACAACCAAGAGCTGCAGAAACACTGTGCATCAGCCATATTCAAG TGTGCGGAGGAGGAAGTGACTCGATCGCTGGTACACTCTCATGATGGACTCTCACCACTGGCTGCACTACTCAAGGTCACTGACAACAAGGACCTCCTCATAGCCGTGACTGGGGCTGTATGGAAGTGTAGCAAGAGCAAGGAAAATGTCATAAA GTGCTGGTGA